A single window of uncultured Pseudodesulfovibrio sp. DNA harbors:
- a CDS encoding patatin-like phospholipase family protein, which yields MKIIRLKITFRIVTLLCLALVLIGCSGKRSPMPEGLLNDGQLPNYKYIRFYGDSTPEKTAMRLLLAQWAAQEVVTGKTDDFTVLSLSGGGADGAFGAGFLAGWTFRGDRPDFTFVTGVSTGALIAPFAFLGPEYDATLKLLYTTFSTINLVKARPIGSALAGDGLFNVKSFRQALKTYVNTEVINKIAAEHRKGRRLFVGTTNLDEMRPVYWNIGAIAQLQTEKAHQLIRDVILASASVPVAFPPMYFSLEIDGKKYEEMHVDGGVTNQVFAYPPSIHMKKNLDKLGISRKIILYVIRNDALATKPVQVNPNLGDIAARSLTGLIRNQGIGDLYRIFYVAERDGADFNLAFIPPTFQADSNELFDPDYMSKLFKVGQDMAKSTTPWHKTPPYDLNPQQ from the coding sequence ATGAAAATAATACGTCTAAAAATCACTTTCCGTATTGTTACGCTCCTATGTCTGGCCTTGGTACTGATCGGTTGTAGTGGCAAGCGATCCCCCATGCCGGAAGGTCTTTTGAATGATGGCCAGTTGCCGAATTATAAGTACATCAGGTTTTACGGGGATTCGACACCGGAAAAGACGGCCATGCGTTTGCTTTTGGCTCAATGGGCTGCACAGGAAGTTGTGACCGGCAAGACAGATGATTTTACTGTGCTCAGTTTGTCCGGGGGTGGTGCGGACGGAGCTTTTGGTGCAGGGTTTCTGGCAGGATGGACATTTCGAGGCGACAGGCCTGATTTTACATTCGTCACCGGCGTCAGCACCGGGGCGCTCATTGCCCCTTTCGCTTTTCTCGGGCCAGAATATGATGCCACGCTCAAACTTCTCTACACGACATTCAGCACCATCAATCTGGTAAAAGCCCGTCCGATCGGTTCTGCTCTTGCGGGAGACGGCCTATTTAACGTGAAATCTTTTCGACAGGCGTTAAAGACCTACGTTAATACAGAGGTCATCAACAAAATCGCCGCCGAACATCGCAAAGGACGACGGCTGTTCGTCGGCACGACGAACCTTGACGAGATGCGCCCGGTTTACTGGAATATAGGAGCTATCGCCCAACTCCAGACAGAAAAAGCCCACCAGCTTATTCGGGATGTCATTCTCGCCTCGGCTTCCGTTCCCGTGGCTTTTCCACCAATGTATTTCTCCCTTGAAATCGACGGCAAAAAATACGAAGAGATGCACGTGGACGGGGGTGTTACCAATCAGGTTTTCGCATATCCGCCGAGCATTCATATGAAAAAGAATCTCGACAAACTCGGGATCTCACGAAAAATCATTCTCTATGTTATCCGCAATGATGCATTGGCCACAAAACCAGTTCAGGTAAACCCCAATCTGGGCGACATCGCCGCTCGGTCCCTGACCGGCCTGATCCGCAATCAAGGTATCGGGGATCTTTACAGAATATTTTATGTCGCGGAGCGGGACGGTGCGGATTTTAATCTGGCCTTCATCCCGCCGACGTTTCAAGCGGATTCCAACGAATTATTCGACCCGGATTATATGTCCAAACTGTTCAAAGTAGGCCAGGACATGGCCAAAAGTACAACCCCCTGGCACAAAACGCCGCCTTATGATTTAAACCCTCAACAATAA
- a CDS encoding nucleotide pyrophosphohydrolase, giving the protein MDSLKQLDERHRKFVEERHWQKHQSPKNLAMALTAEVGELVEHFQWLTVDESWNVNGKKKEAVAEELADVLIYLTRLSSELGVDLVAAAHEKCERNERKYPVEEFQGGDRRPHEYKDRDKY; this is encoded by the coding sequence ATGGATTCACTCAAACAACTCGATGAACGTCACCGCAAATTTGTGGAAGAGCGTCACTGGCAAAAGCATCAATCCCCAAAAAACCTCGCCATGGCCCTGACTGCGGAGGTAGGCGAACTGGTCGAACACTTTCAATGGCTGACCGTCGATGAAAGTTGGAATGTAAACGGCAAAAAAAAAGAAGCCGTGGCCGAAGAACTGGCCGATGTACTCATCTACCTGACTCGCCTGTCCTCGGAGCTGGGCGTTGATCTGGTTGCGGCTGCCCATGAAAAATGCGAGAGGAACGAACGTAAGTACCCGGTAGAAGAATTTCAGGGAGGCGATCGCCGTCCCCACGAGTACAAAGATCGCGACAAGTATTAA
- the queD gene encoding 6-carboxytetrahydropterin synthase QueD, whose translation MPGKWKLTITQDFSASHQLRNYGGKCENMHGHNFGVEVVVEGDKLDEKVQYLVDFKEIKQRTKDVLEKLDHKHLNEVECFTEVNPSSENIAMFIYKELNGNMPEPVRLVEVSVSEKKSSKATYWEE comes from the coding sequence ATGCCCGGCAAATGGAAATTGACCATTACACAAGATTTTTCAGCATCGCACCAACTGCGCAACTACGGCGGTAAGTGTGAGAACATGCACGGCCACAACTTCGGTGTGGAAGTAGTGGTTGAAGGCGACAAGCTGGATGAAAAAGTTCAATACCTCGTCGACTTCAAGGAAATAAAGCAGCGCACCAAAGACGTGTTGGAAAAACTCGATCACAAACATCTCAACGAGGTGGAGTGTTTTACCGAAGTCAATCCTTCCTCCGAAAACATCGCCATGTTTATATATAAGGAATTGAACGGAAACATGCCGGAGCCTGTCCGGTTAGTCGAAGTGTCTGTCTCAGAGAAAAAATCTTCCAAGGCAACCTACTGGGAAGAATAG